From a single Artemia franciscana chromosome 9, ASM3288406v1, whole genome shotgun sequence genomic region:
- the LOC136031121 gene encoding homer protein homolog 2-like translates to MGEQPIFSCKAHVFHIDPKTKKSWVPASTTAISVSFFFDSTRSLYRIISVEGAKAVINSTVTPSMTFTKTSQKFGQWSDVRANTVYGLGFPSEAELNKFIEKFHEVKEATKNIGAGNKNTSNGSTPSGQILQPTNITSANASPIQSRSMGTSPAPSNQEEEAHPPITESHLSEDVHCQQIKGQYGTHQRSQSLSGSYQSTLESPTKKNLEKNHIAAVTTNASPSQNLLGGIPAPSSGAVEAQLKYENERLKLALAQSSANAKKWEVELATLKSNNARLTAALQESTANVEEWKRQLQAFKEENVALKSKLLDTETNKGDDFNSGELKKEITTLRLKCDSLETELKTKDEKVRGLSTELKDSLSVMENFKSLYEESQKNEKTTRLVLSRIDTALNSSRSQSILIENLRVVFLEKIKEIEDANIDVRNILEG, encoded by the exons GGAGCAGCCAATATTTTCCTGTAAAGCTCATGTCTTCCATATTGATCCAAAGACCAAAAAGTCATGGGTGCCAGCTTCTACAACTGCCATATCAGTCTCGTTTTTCTTTGATTCAACCAGATCTCTCTATAGGATAATTAGCGTAGAAGGAGCAAAG GCTGTGATAAATAGTACTGTTACACCGTCTATGACCTTCACCAAAACATCACAAAAGTTTGGTCAGTGGTCTGATGTACGAGCTAATACAGTTTATGGTCTTGGTTTCCCATCCGAAGCAGAATTGAataag TTTATAgagaagtttcatgaagttaaAGAGGCCACGAAGAATATTGGTGCTGGGAACAAAAATACTTCGAATGGAAGTACACCTAGCGGGCAGATACTTCAACCCACTaa tataacaAGTGCCAATGCTTCACCGATTCAGTCCAGATCAATGGGAACAAGCCCCGCTCCTTCAAATCAAGAGGAAGAAGCTCACCCGCCTATTACAGAATCTCATTTATCAGAGGATGTACATTGTCAGCAGATCAAAGGGCAGTATGGAACCCATCAGAGATCTCAGAGTTTATCCGGATCTTATCAA TCTACATTGGAAAGCCCGACGAAGAAAAACTTAGAGAAGAACCACATTGCAGCTGTAACAACAAACGCTTCTCCCTCACAAAATTTACTGGGCGGAATTCCAGCTCCTTCATCCGGTGCTGTCGAAGCACAGTTGAAGTACGAAAACGAGCGGCTTAAGCTCGCCCTTGCCCAAAG TTCAGCAAATGCAAAGAAATGGGAAGTTGAGCTGGCAACATTGAAAAGTAATAACGCCAGGCTAACGGCAGCGCTTCAGGAATCAACTGCAAATGTCGAAGAGTGGAAGAGGCAGTTGCAAgcatttaaagaagaaaatgttgCGTTGAAATCAAAGCTTTTAGATACAGAAACTAACAAAG GAGATGACTTTAACAGCGGTGAACTTAAGAAGGAGATAACAACATTGcgattaaaatgtgattctttggAAACTGAACTGAAGACCAAGGATGAAAAAGTGAGGGGTCTAAGCACAGAATTAAAAGATTCATTATCTGTTATGgaaaattttaag tcTTTATACGAAGAGTCgcaaaaaaatgagaaaactaCGCGTCTCGTGCTATCCCGAATTGACACAGCGCTTAACAGCAGTCGTTCTCAATccattttaattgaaaacctACGTGTCGTTTTTCTcgagaaaattaaagaaatcgAAGATGCCAATATAGACGTAAGGAACATTTTAGAAGGCTAG